The sequence AAGCTGGACTTCCCGCCTTCCGGTTTCGTTCTGTCGTTTTTCGTTTCCATCCTGAAAATCACCTTGCCAGTTCAAGGCTCGCGGCGAATGCCCTGAGCGCCTCCCTTTCCGCCGCCACCTCGTCCTCCGCGCCGACCATTTTCAGCGTCAGGATCCTGCCTCCGACCTCCGCGATCACGCCCGCGAGTGCCTGCCCTGCTTTTGCGGGAGCGCCCATGCCGGAGGCATACGATCCGGTGGCCTCCACCCACACCCCCTCGGTTCCGGCGATGGGGGTCTTGGCCAGCACATCCATCTCGGCGGGCGTCAGCGGATCGCGCCCGAACTGGCGGAGCCAGCGGTTCACATTGTCCGCCACCGAACCCGAGGCCAGCGTGACGTAAGCCTCTCCGGACTCGCCGAAGCGGTAGTTCAGCTCGCGGAATTCCCTCGCAGGCAGCACCAGCCAGTTTTCCGGCGGATTGCCCTTCAGCGGGCTGGGCTTGGCGTTGCGGAATCGCTCGTCGCTGGTGGCGAAAAGCTTGGGGGAACGGTCTTTCGAGGTCTCCTTGCGCGTCTCCTCAACGCTCATCCGAACCGCCTTGTTTTCGCAGGCGGAAATCATCAGGCAAACAAGGGCCAGGATAGGGCAAAGGGCTTTCATTTCCGGAGATAGGCGCGGACTCACACGCCCGCAAGTTCAATCACGCCACAATACGCCATTCGCCACCTTCTCTTTCAGGCCTTTGACTTTCCGTTCTCCAGACCTTTCACTGGCTGCGTGGATAGCATCCGATACTTCAACCGCCACACCGGCACGACCGAAACCGAGCAGGTCTATGGCGAATCCTCCCTCCGCTGGGTCTATGGGAACCCGCTCGGGAAACTCTCCCTCCATACCCTCGTCAAGCGCGCCGCCTTTTCGAGATGGTATGGGAAGCGCATGTCAAAACCCGAATCCGCCGCCAGGGTGGGGCCTTTCATCGAGCGCTACGGCCTCGACCCCGCCGACTTCGCCGATGATCCGTCCTCCTTCCGCAGCTTCAACGAATTCTTCTACCGCAAGCTCAAGCCCGAAGCCCGCCCCATCGCGGAATCCCCCATCGTCTTCCCTGCCGACGGTCGCCACCTCGGATTTCCCGACATCTCCAAAATCGATTCCTTCTTCGTGAAAGGACAAATCTTCGACCTCCCCGCCCTGCTCGGCGATTCTGCGCTGGCAGGGAAATTCGCCAAGGGCAGCCTTGTCCTCTCCCGCCTCTGCCCGGTCGATTACCACCGCTTCCACTTTCCCGCCGCCGGAACCCCCTCGGAAACGAAAACCATCCCCGGCCCGCTGTTTTCCGTGTCCCCCATCGCGCTTGCGCAAAACCTCTCCTACCTCTGGACGAACAAGCGCACGATATGCAGCCTCAGAACGGAGGGCTTCGGAACCATCCTCATCCTTGAGATCGGCGCCACCTGCGTCGGAGCCATCCACCAGACATACACCCCCGGAAAGCCGCTGGAGAAAGGCCGGGAAAAAGGCTACTTCGCGTTCGGAGGATCCTCGACCATCACGATCTTCGAACCCGGAAAAGTGAAACTCTCGGATGACCTGTTGGAGCATTCCGCCCTACAAACGGAGCTCTATGCCCGCATCGGCTCTGAAATGGCGACGCCTGCCCGTTAGAAGGGGATGTCGTCGTCATCGAAGTCATCCTCCTTCCGGAGATCCTCCGGCGATGGCTCGTTCTGAGGGGTTTCCTGATTGTATTCGTCCCCGCCACCTCCACCGCCGCCGCCCGAAAGCTTCCAGCACGAAAGGTTCACGTAATACTTGCCGTTGTACTCATTGCCACGGATATCGAAGCTTACGGTCACATCCTGGCCTTCCTTGTAGCTGTCCAGCAGCGAGGTCTTGTCCTTCACCACTTCGAACTTCAGATCCTGGGGATATTTGCCATCCCCCGTCGTCACCACGAACTCCCGCTTCGAGAATCCGCTCGGGTAGGTCTGGGTGTCGCTAATCACTTTGATTTTTCCTGTCGCTTCGTACATGCGCCGATCATTCCCGCAGCGGCCGATATGTCAAACTCAGGAAATGCGGTCGCTAGCTTGGAAAGATCGCGCCGCCTTGTCCGTATCAAGATATGCAGGCAAAGAACAAAGTGGATGTTTTGTGGTTGCCAGGCTTATTGTTTGCATGTAATTAACCAACCCATGTCCATCGCCACGCGCCACAATTCCAAGAAACTCAAGCGCCGCACCACCGGCTATGCCGCCTGCCTGCTGCCTTTCGAAAAGGACGGCAGCATTTCCCGGGAATCGTTCCAGGCCGCCGTCGCCCGCACCACGGATGCCGGCCTCGGCTGTGCGGTGAACATGGACACCGGCTACGCGAATTACCTCGAACCGGCTGAACGCAGCATGATCCTCAGGCTTACCGCCGAAGTCATTGCCGGGCGCAGGGATTTTATCGCAGGCGCATTCGTCGAGGGGCTGGAGGGCGATCTCGTCGGCCTCTACCGCAGCCAGATGGATGAAATCGTCTCCCACGGCGGCACCCCCATCCTGTTCCAAACAACCCGTTTCCACTCCTGGAAACCCTCCGAAATCGTCAATCTTTATTCGCAGGTCTGCGAGGGCTATGAGTCGGTGATCGGCTTTGAGCTTGGTGCCATGTTCGCACCGAACGGCATGATCTTCGACGGGGAAACCATACGTGGCCTCATGGGCATCCCTTCCTTGAAAGGGATCAAGCATTCCTCACTCGACCGTGGCGTGGAGCTCCGCCGCCTGGAAATCCGCGATGAGATCCGGCCGGATTTCAGGATCTTCACCGGCAACGACCTTGCCATCGACATGACCGAATACGGCTCCGACTACCTGCTCGGACTCGCAGCCTTCTGCCCTGAGCTTTTCGCGCTGCGCGACAAATACTGGCTGGAGGGCGACGAACGCTACCACGCCCTCACCGATGCCATCCAGTATCTCGGCAACGTCTCATTCCGCGCCCCCGTGCCCGCCTACAAGCACTCCTGCGCCGTTTTCCAAAACCTCATCGGCCGCTGCCCCTCCCCGCTCACCCATCCAAAATCCGCCACCCGCCCGGAATGGGAAGCAGGCATCCTCGCAGATTGCGCAAAACGCCTGTCCTACGTAGTCTAACAATGATCACCATCACAGACATCGCCAAGGCATTGGATATCTCACCCGCCACGGTGTCGCGGGCCATGAACCAATCCCGCCTCGTGACCCCGGAGCTCACCAAAAACATCCATCGCACCGCCGAGAAACTCGGCTACAAGAAACGCCCCATCCGCCGCCACCGCGGGCGCGCCATCCTCAACATCAAGCTCGTCCTGCCCCGCCACGAGGAACCGGAACGTGCGCTGTTCTATGATCTCGCCGCACTCATCGAGGGCATCCATTCCGGGTTCAAGCACTGCGGCATCAATCTCCTTTGCGAAACGGCCTCGCCGAAATTCAAGCCTTACCCCCACAAAAAAGGCGGCGACCTCAACGGCTTCATCTTCGCGTTCAACCGGCCCAGCACCGCCACGCTTGCCGAGTTGGAAAAATTCGGCACACCCTTCGTCGTACTCAACCGCCAGATCACCGGGCTGCCCTGTGTGGCCTCGGAAAACGCGGAAGGGATTTCGGAAATCATCCGACACCTCAACGAACGCCGCCCCGACCTCAAACCTGCCTTCGTCTCCCTCAAAGGCCTCGGGCAGATCGGAGAGGAACGGCTTGCCGGAATGGCCGCCGCCTGCGCCTCCCGGGGCATCGCCTTCGACCTTGGGAAGGACGTGATTCATTTCGATGAAATTGCCTCCATCAACTCGGAAACCATCCGACCCATGGCGGAAAGTTACAATGCCCTCGTCTGCGTCAACGACATTGTAGGCACCGTGGTCGTCTCCGAACTCGACCGCCTCGGAGTTTCCGTGCCCTTGCAGGTGGCCGTCACCGGCTTCGACAACTCACCGGTGCGCAGGCTTTCACGGCCGATTCTCACCAGTGTCAGCATGCCCATCGGGAAGCTGGCCGGCACCGCAGCAACCATGCTGGAAGAACAGATCATCGAGCACAAGATGCCGCAGGGAATCACCCGCGTTCCCGGCATCCTCATCGTCGGCGAATCCTCCTGAAATTCCCGCATGACGCCCTCACAGCTCGCCATCCACACCTTCACGAACCAACCCTGGGCCATCGGTGAATGCATAGAGAACTACGCCCGCGCCGGCATCGGCGGCATCTCCATCTGGCGCGAAACCATCGCCGGCGAAAATCTGAAAGCCGTCAGGAAACACCTCACTGACTCCGGACTCACCCCCGTCTCCCTCGTGCGCGGCGGCTTCTTCACCGGGAAAACCATCGGTGAGCGCCAATCCGCCATCCCGACAAACCTCGCTGCCCTCAACGAAGCCGAAACCCTTGGCCTCCCCATGATCGTCCTCGTCTGCGGCGCCACACCCGGACAATCCCCGGAGGAAAATCTCGACCAGATCGAGGAAGGCATCCGTGCCATCCTCCCCGCCGCCGAGGCCGCAAACGTCAAGCTCGCCATCGAACCCCTACACCCCATGTATGCGGGCGACCGTTCC comes from Akkermansiaceae bacterium and encodes:
- a CDS encoding LacI family DNA-binding transcriptional regulator, giving the protein MITITDIAKALDISPATVSRAMNQSRLVTPELTKNIHRTAEKLGYKKRPIRRHRGRAILNIKLVLPRHEEPERALFYDLAALIEGIHSGFKHCGINLLCETASPKFKPYPHKKGGDLNGFIFAFNRPSTATLAELEKFGTPFVVLNRQITGLPCVASENAEGISEIIRHLNERRPDLKPAFVSLKGLGQIGEERLAGMAAACASRGIAFDLGKDVIHFDEIASINSETIRPMAESYNALVCVNDIVGTVVVSELDRLGVSVPLQVAVTGFDNSPVRRLSRPILTSVSMPIGKLAGTAATMLEEQIIEHKMPQGITRVPGILIVGESS
- a CDS encoding phosphatidylserine decarboxylase, whose translation is MDSIRYFNRHTGTTETEQVYGESSLRWVYGNPLGKLSLHTLVKRAAFSRWYGKRMSKPESAARVGPFIERYGLDPADFADDPSSFRSFNEFFYRKLKPEARPIAESPIVFPADGRHLGFPDISKIDSFFVKGQIFDLPALLGDSALAGKFAKGSLVLSRLCPVDYHRFHFPAAGTPSETKTIPGPLFSVSPIALAQNLSYLWTNKRTICSLRTEGFGTILILEIGATCVGAIHQTYTPGKPLEKGREKGYFAFGGSSTITIFEPGKVKLSDDLLEHSALQTELYARIGSEMATPAR
- a CDS encoding dihydrodipicolinate synthase family protein; the encoded protein is MSIATRHNSKKLKRRTTGYAACLLPFEKDGSISRESFQAAVARTTDAGLGCAVNMDTGYANYLEPAERSMILRLTAEVIAGRRDFIAGAFVEGLEGDLVGLYRSQMDEIVSHGGTPILFQTTRFHSWKPSEIVNLYSQVCEGYESVIGFELGAMFAPNGMIFDGETIRGLMGIPSLKGIKHSSLDRGVELRRLEIRDEIRPDFRIFTGNDLAIDMTEYGSDYLLGLAAFCPELFALRDKYWLEGDERYHALTDAIQYLGNVSFRAPVPAYKHSCAVFQNLIGRCPSPLTHPKSATRPEWEAGILADCAKRLSYVV
- a CDS encoding DUF3127 domain-containing protein, translated to MYEATGKIKVISDTQTYPSGFSKREFVVTTGDGKYPQDLKFEVVKDKTSLLDSYKEGQDVTVSFDIRGNEYNGKYYVNLSCWKLSGGGGGGGGDEYNQETPQNEPSPEDLRKEDDFDDDDIPF
- a CDS encoding sugar phosphate isomerase/epimerase: MTPSQLAIHTFTNQPWAIGECIENYARAGIGGISIWRETIAGENLKAVRKHLTDSGLTPVSLVRGGFFTGKTIGERQSAIPTNLAALNEAETLGLPMIVLVCGATPGQSPEENLDQIEEGIRAILPAAEAANVKLAIEPLHPMYAGDRSAVASMRDANLLAQRINHPLVGIAVDTFHVWWETNLETEIQTCALNGHLFAFHICEFKPDFEHPLLDRGLPGEGVNATPRILKMIRKTNFTGLTEVEIFSRKYWAMNQHDFLQKILASTKDL